A window of the Yersinia rochesterensis genome harbors these coding sequences:
- a CDS encoding IS4 family transposase, which produces MPARKVCQNFFRGALAPFHQYRQNALIDATVALTRGASLTLTSIGRHLPGTAQVKHKIKRVDRLLGNTALHHDIPLIFRNITSLLTRRLPWCVIAVDWSGYPSQAFHVLRASLICDGRSIPLMSQIVPSHNQQNALIQKEFLNSIATAIAPDKKVLIVTDAGFQNAWFHHIKSLGWDFIGRVRGNIQLRLDKKGEHWFRRQELSASGKPEYLGPGTLARAEYARCDGHFYLHKKEPKGRQNKRARCRISRYSQERDGRAAAKEPWLIFSSTEEFKPREVMKLYSRRMQIEQNFRDEKSERFGFGLRASHSRTAGRILVLSLLATLSTAVLWLLGYHAENKGLHLRYQANSLKSRRVISYLTLAENILRHSPLILTRTALDAVLNHLAKTYRSMVLVY; this is translated from the coding sequence ATGCCTGCCCGTAAAGTATGCCAGAACTTTTTCCGGGGCGCTTTAGCCCCGTTTCATCAATATCGTCAAAATGCCCTGATTGATGCAACCGTCGCATTGACGCGTGGCGCTTCTCTGACCCTGACCAGTATCGGACGCCATCTGCCGGGAACCGCTCAGGTAAAACACAAGATAAAACGGGTTGACCGGCTGTTAGGTAATACGGCTCTTCACCATGACATCCCTCTGATATTTCGTAATATTACTTCGTTACTTACGCGCCGACTTCCCTGGTGTGTTATTGCTGTTGACTGGAGCGGTTATCCCTCACAGGCATTCCACGTCTTACGCGCCAGCCTGATTTGTGATGGTCGTTCCATCCCGTTAATGAGCCAAATTGTTCCCTCGCATAACCAACAGAATGCATTGATACAAAAAGAGTTCCTGAATTCTATCGCCACCGCTATTGCGCCTGATAAAAAGGTGCTCATCGTCACTGACGCCGGTTTTCAAAATGCCTGGTTTCACCATATTAAATCATTGGGTTGGGATTTTATCGGGCGAGTCAGAGGCAATATCCAGCTCCGGCTGGATAAAAAAGGTGAGCACTGGTTCAGGCGGCAGGAATTATCGGCCAGTGGCAAACCTGAATATCTGGGGCCGGGGACACTCGCACGTGCAGAATATGCCCGCTGTGATGGTCACTTTTACCTGCATAAAAAGGAACCCAAAGGGCGGCAGAATAAACGTGCCCGTTGCCGGATATCTCGCTATTCGCAAGAGCGGGACGGACGCGCCGCAGCAAAAGAACCGTGGCTTATCTTTAGCAGTACAGAGGAGTTTAAACCACGTGAAGTCATGAAGTTATACAGTCGCAGGATGCAGATAGAGCAGAATTTTCGCGATGAGAAAAGTGAACGTTTTGGCTTTGGGCTTCGCGCCAGTCACAGCCGCACAGCGGGGCGTATACTGGTGTTAAGTCTTCTGGCAACGTTAAGCACGGCAGTATTATGGTTACTTGGCTATCATGCTGAAAATAAAGGGTTACATCTGAGGTATCAGGCTAACAGCCTTAAGTCACGACGGGTTATATCTTATCTGACATTAGCGGAGAATATCTTGCGACACTCTCCGCTAATTTTAACGCGAACAGCACTGGATGCAGTTCTTAATCACCTCGCCAAAACCTACCGAAGTATGGTGTTGGTTTATTAG
- a CDS encoding C40 family peptidase translates to MRKHIITALLAHAKDAYPAECCGLVVQIDRKQVYVRCTNTAPEPGEQFRIDPVEYAAAEDKGSIIAIAHSHPDATTQPSQLDIAQCDVSQMPWLIASWPEGDIRQIMPSEGIKPLKGRPFVHGIWDCYAIVRDWYRLERDITLPNFERDDGWWERGENLYIKHYADAGFYAHTGQPEVGDVILMQYKASEPNHAGIYLGDGKMIHHRYGSLSEIVPYGGYWLDRTIKVLRYQIPA, encoded by the coding sequence ATGCGTAAACATATTATTACTGCGTTGCTGGCTCACGCCAAAGATGCTTACCCTGCTGAATGTTGCGGGCTGGTGGTGCAAATCGACCGTAAACAGGTTTACGTGCGTTGCACCAATACCGCGCCAGAACCGGGTGAGCAATTCCGCATTGATCCGGTTGAATATGCGGCAGCGGAGGATAAGGGGTCTATTATAGCTATTGCCCATAGTCACCCTGATGCCACAACTCAACCCTCCCAACTGGATATTGCACAGTGTGACGTGTCACAAATGCCCTGGCTAATTGCCAGTTGGCCAGAGGGCGATATTCGCCAGATTATGCCGAGTGAGGGAATAAAGCCCCTCAAGGGTAGGCCTTTTGTGCATGGCATATGGGATTGTTACGCCATCGTGCGGGACTGGTACCGGCTTGAACGTGATATTACCCTACCTAATTTTGAGCGGGATGATGGCTGGTGGGAGCGCGGCGAAAATCTGTACATAAAGCATTATGCTGATGCCGGTTTTTATGCCCACACCGGGCAGCCAGAAGTCGGTGACGTTATTTTGATGCAGTACAAAGCGAGTGAGCCGAATCATGCCGGAATTTACTTGGGTGATGGCAAGATGATCCACCATCGATACGGTAGTTTAAGCGAAATTGTCCCTTATGGTGGTTATTGGCTTGATCGCACTATCAAGGTGCTACGGTACCAAATACCAGCGTAA